The DNA window TCGACCAAGCCATTACTCCATCCCTTAAACCCTCTAACCCTTGGCATGATCGGTcctctatcaacaacaacaggCAGCCCCTTGCAAGcatacatgaaaaacgtgagTATGAAACACATATATGCATTTTCATGTTAAAAACCTTGCAAATAATTATGCTACAAGATAAACCAATGTTTTCTTCATGCAACTCTACATATATATCAGCATACTATGGGCGTGAATGAAGAGTAAAGGAGATAcatgcgtgccttgatgataAAAGAACGAAAAATTGAAGAATTTCGCGTCGGGGAGGCGTCGGAGGAGCGGTGAATGAATTAATCTTTAAGCTATGGGGAGGACCAAGACTTGGCTTCTGAAAGCTTCGaaaatctgctggaaaaatcaCGTGAATGCTGTTGTAGAGTGGGGTGGGCGGCTGAATGAGGGGTAATTAGGTTTAGGGTGTGTTTTGTAGTAATTAAATAGTTAATCACATGCTAATGGGTCCTTAATTGTATTTTACAAAAGTTTAAAGAAATTCTTGAGCCcactaagcttaaaaataggcccataaagtccaaacacactcccaaaaaatatttctttttgataaatttttgaaaatattgaccGAACCATAAAAAAATCCTCCGTtccgataaaatttgcgtaccgattaaaaatatgcaccggcgagtaaaaatagacaacaaagcccatttcttgaaaaatatacTTAAAACGCCtcgtattaattaataaaaattaaaaatttaataaaaataattttcttgatattTCTCCGatttccgttcctcgatcgaacgcgaaatgcatctagaaaccttAATGCGTGAACTTCTAAAATATCGTGAAACAAATCCTATTCATGCAATatttatgcattaaatgcataaaataaataaacacataatttaaataaaactctagattgcatgcattcaggttacgtaaatttaaatttctcGGACCTtacatcagatctcttcacaaagacacttcctacgacaatattcagaaaacatatataatattaggatgcgcaatctacgaatttgtgaagaatcgttcgtgttaacatgaaaagtgactgcactctttttctcttactatggtttttatcccaatgatttttttctaataaggtttttaacgaggcaatataaaaaacacgtaatgaagacaatcattgtatcattatcatcatcacaagggggtgttgaaaataaagaattattgaatgttgaaaataaagagttgaAATTAtcgaatgttgaaaataagagttgtaaatattgaaaattagtgtgtgatggtgtaagtaatgatgtatttatttttggattattttcaaagaaattctataaataggtctctcaatttgtgaagaaaatcacaattgagtagagagaaaattttataaagtgtgtagtttaatatattttgtgagtttgatatttttactttttaccgtaaatttttactttaacatatttaaaaatataacaatttaaaatttatttattaaatttatttgcaTCACGAACCAAAGgataaacttaaaaaaaaagtcGCCTTTACGATTACACGCAACGAGTAGAAAGCGGGGGACTAAAAATAGCATTGTATAATTGCAGAACCGTAGGGGATCAGGTGAAGAAACTGATGAGAACGGCGAACATTTCATAGCATAAATAAAGCCCATAACGAAAACCAACTCATTTATCGCAGCTATAAGACGAGAAATTTCCTCGCTATATTTCGTTAGATCTCTTTGATTTCATCCTGGGTTTGATCTTCATGGAATCCGCCTCCGTGAATCACCGCTCTTTCCACTGTAAGTCCCTCTGTTCTCTCTCTTGTAGATTACTGAAACATGGACTTTAGTGTATGTGCTGAAATTTAACATGCATTTTATGATTTGTGTTCAAAGATTTGTTATTTCCTCTTCGGCGGCGGCGGGGGGATCGTCttcttttagatttttttgTGATTTTATGTTTATTGTTATTTATCTGTGAACCAAGTATTAGGGAATGCTGTGATTTGTGTTGAGCTCCGAGGGATGCAACTCAAGGAAATGACATTATGTTAGATTTTGGATGTGGCGAGTCTGGATGAATGCTTGCTATTGTGTAGTGTTTTGAAGGAGTGAACAAATCAGTAAATGTGTTGTAGTCTTATGAACTACATAGATTAATTATTTCTAGCTTTTAGTTGGTAAATTTATATGCGGCTTGTAGTTAATTTTACTTACTGATACCCGAGATCATGAGTGTGTGAAAAAATGCATGTTCAGTGGAAAAAAGGTTAACGTAAAATTGATAGTTGTACTTTGGTCCATCCAAGTGTCCTAGACTTAGGCTCCTAAGTTAACGTGCAGCTTTTGCCCCCAACTCCGATACTAGTACTAGCAAAGTAGCAGTGTATAAGTTAAACAAAAACAAGCTTGGAAGAGTTTGTCTTATAATTTCCTCAAAATCTTATTAAGCCAGTGTCCATTGAGTGTCCGTGATGTTTAACATAGCAAACAGCCACCTGTAGTTAACACTAATCTAGCCGCTGTGATCTTTAATTAGACTTTATATTCGATTATTTTGATGTGATCTTTGTAAACCAGTGGATTCATTTATGAACATCTGATATGTAGCTTCCTAAAGTCTCCTTGTATCTTAGCATTACTTTATTATCTTAGCATTCATAGACTTGAATTTCTCTCAAAGGAAAGGGAAGGCAAAAAGGGAAATTATCTCAAGAACCAAAATTAAATGTTATGTCCTGACCTAAGAGTGTTCTGCTGATTTATTGTTGTTGGTCTCAAGGTTCATTTGTGgctttaatttttttgtgtcTTTTTATATTTATTCCTGACTTTTACTTACATATGTTTAAAGATCTTAGTCTGTGATCGACTTGAATTACTATATAGTATGTTCATGGATGTTTGTGGGTTTTATGTACTTCTTTATGCTTGTTTTATAGTGGATGTCTTGGTGTTTTCTGATTTTTGGGCATATTTATTTCTTACTCATCTTATTTGTCAGATTTATCCTTTTAAAGTCTACAaccttgtttttctttttctagTGCCCGATAACTATTATCCTGATAGACACAAATAGAAAAGATGTTTCGCGCATGCTGGTATATAAATTTGTGAAAGGACGATCGGGATCAACTAAGTGTTTTCTGGATTCAACTGTTTATCTGATGGTATATCTCAGGTTAATATAAATTAGTCCTAGGTAAAAGGATAGATGTTCCTACCATGTCTAAGGTTCATCTCGCCTTATGTTTGAAAAACTCAACTGTATCTGACGCTTTGTTTGGAATGCTTGTGTGTGTTTCAGATGCTGTCACCCTAAGTTCACATTCAAAGTCCACATTTGAAAGACCTGGTGTCATTACCATGAATAATGGTGTCTTCTCCAACTTAAATAGATTGATCGTGTGTGGTGGTAAGATATTTTCATCCACAAATAGCCGTAGACCAATTCTCGTGTCTTGTGTGAAGTCCTCTGAAACTGCTCTAGTGGCCAAATCTAATGGTGAGCTATTATCATTATATGGATCCCacaatttagaaatttaaaaaagtCAACAGGTGACCCTAATGGAGCTGTTGTACCAGAAAGTCGACAGCATGTCTTGCTAGAGAAGAAATCACACTTCAGTGCAACTTTTCCCAATGGGTTTGAGGTATAAAGCATCATCAGATTCACGTGCTCGTGTGGAAATGGCCCATCTTTCAAGCTTTGTACATAAGTTCTTTGTTTCTTATAATTCACTATAGCTTTCTTTGGATTTTAACATGAAAATAAATACTTACTGACTTAAAAAAGTTAATTGAAACAGTCGaagcatgaaaaattatttgggATACAAACgcatttcaaattttgaaatttggagcGATAATACGAAAACACTTTGGGATTCAATTGGGCATATCTTTGAAGATTCATGGAACAGTTACTGTTGACGGTATTGTTAGAAAGCAAAGTCCCTTTTCTGGATCAAACTTTTAATAGTCATCACTATGGATAATTGaggaaatattttattcttaatttaatttcaacttcACTTTCATAGTCCGAAAAAAAGTGGAGCACATCGTGATTCATGTGGGATTTTCGAATCATACATCTGGACTTGTACACGTGCTGTCTACAAATAATCATTCATTCATTTTCTTATAGGAGCACCTGAATTGATGCGTGTAACATAAACTAGGTTAATGCATGTGAAACAATCTAATTGGAAATATATCTAGTCTATTGTAACATAAttatcatttaaatttaaagattatttgaagtttaatCATGTTGTAGTTTACTTGGCAAACCTTCAGAAAGCTCACAACTTTATTGTCACATGTTGTCAAACcagatatatatttatttggtCAAGAATGAACGACTAATCTTAGTTATTAAAAGCGTGCGCTTGACTGTGCTTAGGCGACAGGCGCACCTAACCCAGGCGCAACACTTGAAACAAACGCGCTTAAAGCATGCGCCTCTGCCTAGGCGCAAGGCATCCGAGAGGCACAAAAGCATGTACTTTAAAGAAGTGGACTAATATTTTGTGAGTAAATAAAAATTAACTCGAGTCCAACCAATTTTGAGGCCCAATTAGCAAAGTTGATGGCTATTTAATTATAATGGAACCCTGTTGTCACTCGTTTATGCAAGATTTTTTTATCAGAAAGTTCAGAAATTCTCTGTGTAAATTTTTACTGTCATCTCCCCCCTATGATGATGTAGTTgagaaatattaaaaaaaattgatgattTAGATGATATTATAATCTTCTATGCAAACTTTTACTATAATTTACATGACTTACTATGgttttggaagatgatgataTAGTTGAGGAGGAtgaagaagaatttgatgatttaaatatttgaagttttttttaataaactaTGAATTGATGACTTACTAATGAATTTTagatgattaattttttttattatgatttacGTTACATTATCTATTaatgaattttaatttatacTGTTTGCTatctttgtaaaaaaaatttaatttgtgTAATAGTGTAGATGTATAGTATAaatctttttatatatatattgaattttaaaattaatgtcaAATGCACTTTACTTCGATGAAGCATGAAGCGCCTTGCGTCTCAGGCCCCAGGGTACCCTAGCATTTAAATAACTATGTGACTAATTCTAAAATGGTTTATTAGTTGGTCCTTTGTGTACATGAAATCTTGTAAAATGTTGTGAATTATGTAATTCATTTTACGATAATTATGAGGATGATATCAAGCCCACTTAGAATTTCCTTGTGATCTCGGGATCTTGAGATTATGGTTATCCTGTCATTGAGTTTTGAGGATGCAATCTCTATAATCGGCCTAGGCGTTGGGCGCTGGCCAACCGCACTCGGAAAATTACCTTTTttgggaatttttttttaaagttttttaagcttttcatttaaaaaaaattaaaagctcaattgaaaaaaatacgaaaactaatttttttattggcCCTAAACCAAAGCCCAACAAGAAATGCGATTTGTTGGCTTGCCATCTTATTATGTTGATACCGTGGAATCCGTCTAGCGACACTTAGTCCATGCCTAGGCGCTAGGCTCTGGTCTGACGCCCGATTAGTTTCTAGCGAATTTTAAAACCTTGCTTTCTATCAGTCCTAGGGTTCTGTATACTAGTTTTAAGCAAATTATCTTCCtcgtttttcttcttcttttgacTCATATGATCTAATATTTATCAGGATCTGCTCAAAGAAGTGTGTGATGAAACACAGATTGCTGAGCTTAAAGTTAAGGTAAATTATGTTAGTGTGTAAACTctggagtttttttttttgggaatagAATTACAATATAACTCTGTTCCATCTATAAAGTACATAATTACATAATCCTACATCTCTTTTTTCTGAATTGAAATTAATTGCCATGTCACCGAGATAGTAAAATCAGTATTTCAGGTGCGTCAGGTAAAGATAAAAGTTTAAGAAACGCGTGAGACTGTTTTTGGCGTGACTTCGATCTATGTAAAAGAATAAGAGTGTTATTTAAGAATGTCTGGTAGGTTAAGTAATGACTACAGTAAAGGAGTGTGCAAAATATACATATGTATTTGATAAGTACATATCTTCTCCTGAATGCTCAGCCAGGTGAGATTTTTTTGCAGTAAAACACACATACAAGCATTTGATTGTTGCATTTTTGTCATGATTGCTGAAATTGAACATTGGTGCTATAGCCATCATTAACTGTAGCTAAGGTGTATTTGCCTATAAGGTTTATGACTAATGTATTTATACACTATTgtcaattaaagaaaaactaATAGGTTTGTGGTTGTAAATGGTTGTTGTGTGTCTTCAATTAAATAATATACACTACAACGTGGCACACGCATTGCgtgtatataatataatatttaaatattattttttaaaatatatttttaattttcaactAATTGTTTTAGATATGATTTTCCATGTTTAAATGATGGTTGATTTATTAAAAGATGATTTACTAAATATTTAGAAATTATTGAGATGTGGAGAAAGATTTGGTGGAATctgttaaaatattaataagcACAAAATAAAATCTCTATTTATATAGAATTTTGTTGCCAAAATTGGAAAGATTTTGGGTGAGATAGGTCATACCAAAGTGCTTACTCTAATGACCCCAAGCTTTATGATGTAGTATAGATACTCTAATGGCCCCAAGCTTTATGATGTAGTATAGATAAAATTGTCGTAGACTAATGCCACTACCAGGTCGCGATTGTACTACTTCATGTGTTGGAAATTCATATTTTCATGGATTTGTTTTACCATGTGATAGTTTGGGGCCTTTGAAATTCACATGAAGCGGAACATTGATGTGCCAACAGCCCCTGCCCCAGTTTTTACACAAGAAACTTCACCACCTATCCCCAGTAAACCAGTTGATGTGCCAACTAGTGCTCCTCCACCCCCATCTAAATCTTCTGCTGAAAAAGTGAGCCCCTTTACGAATGTCTCTGTTGAGAAGGCAGCCAAATTGGCGGCGATAGAGGCTATTAGATCTGATGGCTATGTTATAGTATCCTCACCCACGGTATGTATAGTACAATCCCTTGCATGCGATTGCATGTCGTGAAAACATATGCTTTCTCACTCTCTTTTCAATATTAGGTCGGTTCATTCAGAAGGGCTAGGACTTGGAAAGGAAAGAAGCAGCCACCTGCTTGTAAAGAGGTACCAGTCATGTCAATCACAGTATTTTCTTCTTCCCACCCAAATACCAATTTCAGAAAATCGGAAACAAAATGTAAAATACTTTGGTTGCAGTTAAACATTTAACTTTTTACCTCTTGGCAGTGGGGATGGTGTCTTTTTGCATTCTTGCTTGTTTTACTTTTTCTTAAGCTGTGATTGGAGAATGAAGCGATATCTTGCTAGCTTCTAATGCTCGACAAGAAATTCCAAGTTCTAAGAATGATCTTCAAGGGTCTTGGAAGTAATAAAAAGGCTAACTGACATCTTGCTGATATTAACTTTGTTCCATACAGTGTAATAACAAGTTATTATCTTTATGAATCGCATAATATATTGCCTTGTGAATGGAATTTTGTATTTGGTCATCTCTAATGAGCCTATGCTACAGGACCCTCTGCTGATTTATGCCTTGTTGAGTGTACTTTAGTTGGAGGGATTAAATTTtgtgtttttaatattttttcttcttGCTTCCTATGTACACAAGGGCTTTGCCTTAAGTTTTTGAATTCTCTCGTACTATCATTAGAACATTGCAATAGTGAAGTGATCCATTGTAATCCTTGTAACAACATTTACATGTATCATATGAACTTTAATCGGATTTTGAGTATAGGGTGATGTGATCAAGGAGGGACAAGTGATTGGGTTTTTGGATCAGTTTGGCACCCAACTGCCTGTCAAAGTGAGCCTCACTTTCTATTTTCTAAATTGTGACTCTACTTTCATGATGATATACTAATGATTTttccttttttgttttttggtcATCCTGGAATAATCTTTGAGCAGTCAGATGTTGCTGGAGAAGTTTTGAAGGTTCTTTACAGCGATGGAGGTAAGATGACTTGCTTTCTTTTCCCATGatttttaatttctttgaaaatttcatCCATTAGTTTTCTCGTGATTGACAAATAAATCTGATGTAAGCACAACTGATATTAGAAGACTTCCTGCTTAAATTCTGGTTCAGATGAAAGCACTTGGCATCAAATGATATCGTTAGAACAAATGTCATATTTTGGGATAAGTGTTTGCATGATTATTGCAATTTGCCAGTAAAAGAAATTGTTGCGGAGTAAAAAAGAACTTGTGAAGTGATGTGGGTGGGATATTTTCTTTCAAGTGGAACTTGGGGAAAATTATCTGCACATAGATTATTATCTAATCAATCATGGTAAAAAAATCGGATTTTTTTTATCCCTATACCATTTGTAACAAGGAGACATAAGCCAACATAAGAATTAGTAGGACGACTAATCGACTCCTctatttattgttttatttgCTTTATACGTATGCAGAGGCTGTAGGTTATGGAGATCCCCTCATCGCGGTCTTGCCATCTTTTCCTGGTATCAAGTAAATTGCATGATGAATTAGCTTTCACTTGGTTTTCAACGGGATCATGACAATTCCTGCATTTTTTTCTGTTACTTGTCTCATTTTCGTTGCGAGTATTCGGGTCAGTTGTTTCCGGTGATGTAAACTGGTCCATAGATTGATTTCGATGGGAAGTGAGGTGCGTCAGACGTTTGAATTCTTGTTTAATGAGTTTTGTAGAATTTTCTATTTGTATAAATAATCAATGAAATAAAGAAGAGAAAACCtcttgtttctttttgaaattggtGTCCGAATGTTGGAGAAAAATGTATCTGcatatataatattttctattatattattatttatcaaattgCATGTCTAAAACCTACCGTTTCAATAAAAATTTCCATATTGCTGAGAATAAACTACACACGATTCTTCCCGCTTGTTAAACGCATGGAAagaatttaaatgttttaatttaaaTCGAATCGATTGAGTCTTAAGTAGTGTTTGTGAGAGTTTTTAGGAAGCATTTCTTATATTCCAGCAGCATGAAAATGCTTTTGAGTGTTTATGAATATCAACTTCAGCTTCAATTTCTAAAAATCTTATGCAAAAGTTAGAAGTAAGAATGCGATGTGTTTTCTTGCTTATGTTtttttagagtttaaaattacaagttGACATTTATATCTGATGtaacattttaaattttggtGATTTAACAAGACTGTTGATCCAACAAATAATTATAGACTCTAACCTAGTTGAATTcaagaaagaaaactgaatattaataaaatgaagTTATTTTTAAGGAGAGTAACTATAGAGCCAGACTGATAAAACATAAAAAGTATATTGGTAACCAAACCGATTAAAGGTTGACTAACGAAGCTCCACCGACAATCTATCTACGTCGATCAGTCAGTCTAAATCCAAATATTCCCTAAATAATAAGTATAACCAGTGACAAAAGATCAGGAGCTCAGCTGAAATAGCGAATAAAGTTTTCCGTACCAACAGTCTGTAACACCCGAAGACCCGAATGCactaaccacatgcatgcatgaaaattaattGAAAGTTAATTAAATGAGTTGTCTAGAAGAATGTTcaagtatatgcatgatttaatgattatttaatcaaACATTATGAATGTGAACTTCGTATAGTCGAATACGCGATGCACGATAGAAGGCGAGAAAACTGGGACGATTTTGATAAAGTTTCTATTTTTAGAAGGTTATAAATAGAAACTCTATATTTAGTAAGTCCAAAACAGGAGCGCGACAAATCTATTTATAGTAAGGGACAAATTTAATCGGTAACGTATTTTTGCtaagaaaataaaaagtttCGGGTGAACGACACTAGAAACGAGTGGcaccaaatatttttttatattgatgCGACTTTTAGTGgactaattatatatttaactaACACCTTAATGGGCCTAGattattggtgattaattaagttaattataGGGCCCTTATGTAACCTTAAGCCCACTTAACAACTTACtggtttaattaaataaaacccCACCCTACCACCCCAAGAAACTTACGTCGCCCACACACTtcagcacacacacacactaggaCTCTAGGGGCCGAGCCATAGAGGGAGGAAGGAAGGAAAAGATTTGAGTCTCGTTCGTCTTTCATCGTGCTGTCTCTCGTATCCCGTAAGAATAAAGGAACAAGGCACGTTTTCAAACCCTCTTTCATGCACAATTCAATTCATAATAATATTGTATGCATGCTGATGTTGTGTGAAAAATTGTAAGGATGATGTTTTTCAAATTCCATAGTTGtgtatctcatattttcataaaagatCCTTAATGTTGTGTTAATTGTTGAGGGAGGGAAGCAAACCGAGGAATTTAAGAGTTGAACTAAACGTCTAAGAGTAAATTTTGAAGGGGATATAATCATAGGAAACGCATCAAGGGCAACACACCTGCACACGTAAATCTAAGGAAGGCCGAGAGGGGGAAGGGTTCGAGCTTGGGTTCCTTGGGCCATGGGGGCTGCATAGGACCCTAGCCATGGTATGGAGGGTTGgtttagggtcctaggaaggtCTTGGTTGGGATAGGATAGGGCCTGGGCGTGCCTGTGAAGCACAGCGGCCGTGACTCCTTAGGGTGTGCGTGTTGGCTTGTTTTGGAGCTTAGGGGTCCTAGGGCTAAGGGGTTGGTTTGAGGGCTGGTACAGGGGCTAGGGACGTGCCTTAAGGTCGACGTGCCTTAAGGTCCTGGTGAGAGTTTAGTGTGAGCCATAAGTTGAGTCAAGAGCAACCACAGCCGCTGGAGCGTTGGTTCCTCGGCTGCACGCGAAGAGCCATTCGGCGGGCTGCTGTTGTGAGGGGCTTGGAGCCTTGAGCGTCTGGTCTATGTCCAAAATGGCCTGATCATGGTCTTGTTTATGGTTTAAGGAAGGGGTATAGGGCCTGGTTCGAGGTCGTTTCCAAAAAAGGGCGAATTGAGCCtaggttaaaattttaaatccatgtTTCGGTTTTGG is part of the Primulina tabacum isolate GXHZ01 chromosome 18, ASM2559414v2, whole genome shotgun sequence genome and encodes:
- the LOC142533817 gene encoding uncharacterized protein LOC142533817 isoform X2 — translated: MESASVNHRSFHYAVTLSSHSKSTFERPGVITMNNGVFSNLNRLIVCGGKIFSSTNSRRPILVSCVKSSETALVAKSNESRQHVLLEKKSHFSATFPNGFEDLLKEVCDETQIAELKVKFGAFEIHMKRNIDVPTAPAPVFTQETSPPIPSKPVDVPTSAPPPPSKSSAEKVSPFTNVSVEKAAKLAAIEAIRSDGYVIVSSPTVGSFRRARTWKGKKQPPACKEGDVIKEGQVIGFLDQFGTQLPVKSDVAGEVLKVLYSDGEAVGYGDPLIAVLPSFPGIK
- the LOC142533817 gene encoding uncharacterized protein LOC142533817 isoform X1, with product MESASVNHRSFHYAVTLSSHSKSTFERPGVITMNNGVFSNLNRLIVCGGKIFSSTNSRRPILVSCVKSSETALVAKSNGDPNGAVVPESRQHVLLEKKSHFSATFPNGFEDLLKEVCDETQIAELKVKFGAFEIHMKRNIDVPTAPAPVFTQETSPPIPSKPVDVPTSAPPPPSKSSAEKVSPFTNVSVEKAAKLAAIEAIRSDGYVIVSSPTVGSFRRARTWKGKKQPPACKEGDVIKEGQVIGFLDQFGTQLPVKSDVAGEVLKVLYSDGEAVGYGDPLIAVLPSFPGIK
- the LOC142533817 gene encoding uncharacterized protein LOC142533817 isoform X3, which translates into the protein MNNGVFSNLNRLIVCGGKIFSSTNSRRPILVSCVKSSETALVAKSNGDPNGAVVPESRQHVLLEKKSHFSATFPNGFEDLLKEVCDETQIAELKVKFGAFEIHMKRNIDVPTAPAPVFTQETSPPIPSKPVDVPTSAPPPPSKSSAEKVSPFTNVSVEKAAKLAAIEAIRSDGYVIVSSPTVGSFRRARTWKGKKQPPACKEGDVIKEGQVIGFLDQFGTQLPVKSDVAGEVLKVLYSDGEAVGYGDPLIAVLPSFPGIK